A genome region from Candidatus Eisenbacteria bacterium includes the following:
- a CDS encoding aminoacyl-histidine dipeptidase, translated as MAGFRSGPARNAITRRRAGRARCAYLRPAERALVACCAARERERGSGAGLRLSCPRRHGEPRPAFNPHAWSRTVSAIEGLEPAALWKYFAGLSRIPRESKNEAAAGRHVAGIAKQLGLAFEQDGAGNLRVRKPASPGREGRPSLCLQGHLDMVCVASPGKVHDFRKDPITLVRDGGWLGADGTTLGADNGIAVATMLAIMADGALEHGPLELLFTTDEETGLTGARDLNGAMLASRTLINLDSEDEGVLTVGCAGGADSLGAWKLDADPAPKGALALEVRVTGLRGGHSGVEIHTQRGNALKLMARLLREWTALGARVSRFEGGSKRNAIPAGAVALVCLPKAGESQARAVAANLRETFRAELAAIEPSLDVVVSPAAKRPARVWKRALQRKVLATLTALPHGVQRMSDAIPGLVETSTNVAVLTQGPRALTLATSQRSLAASCMTEMVTTVRTILGMGGAEVTGADPYPGWKPDMDSRILGLAVETYRDLYGREPKVEAIHAGLECGIIGEKVPGMDMVSLGPTIKGAHSPQERVEIAAVAKYWEYLLALLARFA; from the coding sequence ATGGCCGGATTTCGGTCGGGCCCGGCGCGGAATGCTATCACTCGCCGCCGCGCCGGGAGGGCGCGTTGCGCGTACCTGCGGCCCGCGGAGCGGGCGCTCGTCGCGTGTTGCGCCGCGCGGGAACGGGAGCGCGGATCGGGCGCGGGACTTCGGCTATCCTGCCCGCGCCGGCACGGAGAGCCGCGGCCGGCCTTCAACCCCCATGCCTGGAGCCGGACCGTGAGCGCGATCGAAGGCCTCGAACCCGCCGCCCTGTGGAAATATTTCGCCGGGCTTTCCCGCATCCCGCGCGAGTCGAAGAACGAGGCCGCGGCAGGCCGCCACGTGGCGGGGATCGCGAAGCAACTCGGGCTCGCGTTCGAGCAGGACGGCGCGGGGAACCTCCGCGTCCGAAAGCCCGCGTCGCCGGGGCGCGAGGGCCGCCCTTCGCTGTGCCTGCAGGGCCACCTCGACATGGTCTGCGTCGCCTCGCCCGGCAAGGTGCACGACTTCCGCAAGGACCCGATCACGCTGGTGCGCGATGGCGGGTGGCTGGGCGCGGACGGCACCACGCTCGGCGCCGACAACGGCATCGCGGTGGCGACGATGCTCGCGATCATGGCCGACGGCGCGCTCGAACACGGCCCGCTCGAGCTGCTGTTCACGACCGACGAGGAAACCGGCCTCACCGGTGCGCGCGACCTGAACGGCGCGATGCTCGCCAGTCGCACGCTCATCAACCTCGACTCCGAGGACGAGGGCGTGCTGACGGTGGGCTGCGCGGGCGGCGCGGATTCGCTCGGGGCGTGGAAGCTCGACGCCGATCCCGCGCCCAAGGGCGCGCTCGCGCTCGAAGTGCGCGTGACCGGACTGCGCGGCGGACACTCGGGCGTCGAGATCCACACGCAGCGCGGCAACGCGCTCAAGCTGATGGCGCGGCTGCTGCGCGAGTGGACGGCGCTGGGCGCGCGGGTGTCGCGCTTCGAGGGCGGTTCCAAGCGCAACGCGATTCCCGCCGGGGCGGTGGCGCTCGTCTGCCTGCCGAAGGCGGGCGAATCGCAGGCCCGGGCGGTCGCCGCGAACCTGCGCGAGACGTTCCGCGCCGAGCTGGCCGCCATCGAGCCGTCGCTCGATGTGGTCGTCTCGCCGGCGGCGAAGCGCCCGGCGCGCGTCTGGAAGCGCGCGCTGCAGCGAAAAGTTCTCGCCACGCTGACCGCGCTGCCGCACGGCGTGCAGCGGATGAGCGACGCGATTCCCGGCCTGGTCGAGACCTCAACCAACGTCGCCGTGCTCACGCAGGGCCCGCGCGCCCTGACCCTGGCGACGAGTCAGCGCAGTCTGGCGGCGTCGTGCATGACGGAGATGGTGACGACCGTCCGCACCATCCTCGGGATGGGCGGCGCCGAGGTGACGGGCGCGGATCCCTATCCGGGCTGGAAACCGGACATGGACTCGCGAATCCTCGGGCTCGCCGTGGAAACCTATCGCGACCTGTATGGCCGCGAGCCGAAGGTCGAGGCGATCCACGCGGGGCTCGAGTGCGGCATCATCGGCGAGAAGGTGCCGGGCATGGACATGGTCTCGCTCGGCCCGACGATCAAGGGCGCGCACTCGCCGCAGGAGCGGGTCGAGATCGCGGCCGTCGCGAAGTACTGGGAGTACCTCCTCGCGCTGCTCGCGCGCTTCGCGTGA
- a CDS encoding T9SS type A sorting domain-containing protein gives MQRTPSTTPSPLRPGSTARLALVPLLALVLCGTAALLWPSHAEAQDADTTLWSANGAVSAIVRSGNTIYLGGSFTAVQRVTGGGAILDAPTGMPTRPFPRVTGIVYAAAPDGAGGWFIGGTFSAVGSLPRARLAHILADGTISDWNPGANNEVYTLVVSGSTVYAGGAFTFAGGQTRNYIAALDASTGAAEFGWNPGAGSSVYALALDGGTLYAGGAFSTIGGQARVGIAALDAGSGTPSGWNPGANNVVRALAVSGNLVYAGGFFTTLGGQARNRIGAVDATTGAATAWNPNSNNVVYSLAVTATTVYAGGTFALIGGQSRARIAALDLDTGAATAWNPNANNVVYVLRTNGATLYAGGEFTNIGTQPRNRIAELDTTTALATATGWNPNASDFVYAIAREGDAVYAGGGFVTIGTTTRNRIAALDAATGAPTDWNPNSNNVVNALAVGGSKVFAGGTFTTIGGQTRNRIAALDAATGNADFTWNPNSNGAVQALLVSGSTVYAGGSFTNIGGQTRNRIAALDATSGSASLSWNPNANNTVYALGLDGSRLFAGGGFTTIGGQTRSGMAALDVTTGLADGFHPDANNIVYALALTPSAVFAGGAFTIIGGQPRNRLASLDPVDGSASLAWDANANNVVYALAQAGNSLFAGGVFTFAGGQTRNRVAELSLTTGAASPWDANSNSSLYALGLGGTTLYTGGAFTAIGALNPNYYFAGLSIAGSVLDVPVGSAPTRFALSNAPNPARARTSIRFTLPRAGLVSLALYDVAGRRVAMLLDRRTLPEGPHELAFGTAALRPGVYMARLDVGLERATRKVMVIP, from the coding sequence ATGCAACGAACCCCATCCACGACTCCTTCGCCGCTCCGTCCCGGCTCCACCGCGCGGCTCGCACTGGTGCCGCTGCTCGCGCTCGTGTTGTGTGGTACGGCGGCGCTGCTCTGGCCATCGCACGCGGAGGCGCAGGACGCCGACACGACGCTCTGGTCCGCCAACGGGGCGGTCAGCGCGATCGTGCGCTCGGGCAATACGATCTACCTCGGCGGCTCGTTCACGGCCGTGCAGCGGGTGACCGGCGGCGGCGCGATCCTGGATGCGCCCACCGGGATGCCGACGCGGCCGTTTCCGCGGGTGACGGGAATCGTCTATGCGGCCGCGCCGGACGGCGCGGGAGGCTGGTTCATCGGTGGCACGTTCTCGGCCGTCGGCTCGCTGCCTCGCGCGCGCCTGGCGCACATCCTGGCCGACGGAACGATCTCGGACTGGAATCCCGGCGCGAACAACGAGGTCTACACGCTGGTCGTGAGCGGCTCGACGGTCTACGCGGGCGGGGCGTTCACGTTCGCCGGCGGACAGACCCGCAACTACATCGCGGCGCTCGACGCCTCGACCGGCGCGGCCGAGTTCGGCTGGAATCCCGGCGCGGGCAGCTCCGTCTACGCCCTCGCGCTGGACGGCGGCACCCTCTACGCGGGCGGCGCGTTCTCGACCATCGGCGGTCAGGCGCGCGTGGGCATCGCGGCGCTCGATGCCGGGAGCGGAACCCCGAGCGGCTGGAATCCGGGCGCGAACAACGTCGTGCGCGCGCTGGCGGTCTCGGGCAACCTGGTTTACGCGGGCGGCTTCTTCACCACGCTCGGCGGACAGGCGCGCAACCGCATCGGCGCGGTGGACGCGACCACCGGCGCGGCCACGGCCTGGAATCCGAACTCGAACAACGTCGTCTACTCGCTGGCGGTCACGGCGACCACCGTGTACGCGGGCGGAACCTTCGCGCTGATCGGCGGGCAGTCCCGCGCGCGCATCGCGGCGCTCGACCTGGACACCGGCGCGGCGACCGCCTGGAACCCGAACGCGAACAACGTCGTCTACGTGCTCCGCACGAACGGCGCGACGCTGTACGCGGGAGGGGAGTTCACCAACATCGGCACGCAGCCCCGCAACCGCATCGCCGAGCTCGACACGACGACGGCGCTGGCGACGGCGACCGGCTGGAATCCGAACGCGAGCGACTTCGTGTACGCGATCGCGCGCGAAGGAGACGCCGTCTATGCGGGCGGCGGGTTCGTCACCATCGGCACGACGACACGCAACCGCATCGCCGCGCTCGACGCCGCGACCGGCGCCCCGACGGACTGGAACCCGAACTCGAACAACGTGGTCAACGCGCTGGCGGTGGGCGGTTCGAAGGTGTTCGCGGGCGGCACCTTCACCACCATCGGCGGACAGACCCGCAACCGCATCGCGGCGCTCGACGCCGCGACCGGCAACGCGGACTTCACCTGGAACCCGAACTCCAACGGCGCGGTGCAGGCGCTGCTCGTGAGCGGCTCGACGGTCTATGCCGGCGGCTCGTTCACGAACATCGGCGGGCAGACGCGCAACCGCATCGCCGCGCTCGACGCGACCAGCGGCAGCGCGAGCCTGAGCTGGAACCCGAACGCCAACAACACGGTCTACGCGCTCGGTCTCGACGGCTCGCGGCTGTTCGCGGGCGGCGGCTTCACCACCATCGGCGGGCAGACGCGCAGCGGCATGGCCGCCCTCGACGTGACCACGGGGCTCGCCGACGGCTTCCATCCCGACGCGAACAACATCGTCTACGCGCTCGCCCTGACGCCCTCGGCCGTCTTCGCGGGCGGAGCCTTCACCATCATCGGCGGGCAGCCGCGCAACCGCCTCGCTTCGCTGGATCCGGTGGACGGCAGCGCCAGCCTGGCGTGGGACGCCAACGCCAACAACGTCGTGTACGCGCTGGCGCAGGCGGGCAACTCGCTGTTCGCGGGCGGCGTGTTCACGTTCGCGGGTGGCCAGACGCGCAACCGCGTCGCCGAGCTCAGCCTCACGACCGGCGCGGCCTCGCCCTGGGACGCGAACTCCAACAGCAGCCTGTACGCCCTCGGCCTCGGCGGCACGACGCTGTACACGGGCGGGGCGTTCACGGCGATCGGCGCGCTCAACCCGAACTACTACTTCGCCGGCCTGTCCATCGCCGGCAGCGTGCTCGACGTGCCCGTGGGCTCCGCGCCGACGCGCTTCGCGCTGTCGAACGCGCCCAACCCGGCGCGCGCGCGCACGTCCATTCGCTTCACCCTGCCGCGCGCCGGGCTCGTGAGCCTGGCGCTCTACGACGTCGCGGGCCGCCGCGTGGCGATGCTGCTCGATCGCCGGACGCTGCCCGAAGGTCCGCACGAGCTGGCGTTCGGCACGGCGGCGCTGCGGCCGGGCGTCTACATGGCGCGGCTCGACGTCGGGCTCGAGCGGGCGACGCGCAAGGTGATGGTGATTCCGTGA
- a CDS encoding LysR family transcriptional regulator produces MSTPDLNLLVTLDALLDEGSVARAARRLHLSPSAMSRALARLREATGDPLLVRAGRGLVPTPRALELRERIGPLLQDTYSVLRPSVALDPGSLVRTFTLRTSDGFVENFGPALVARLGSQAPGVRLRFLQKLDKDSGPLRDGSVDLETGVIGPATGPEVRAQALFRDDFVGVVRSGHPLARGRMTLARYAAARHVAVARRGVTQGPIDEALEAVGARREITTFVGGFASAIALARATDLVASVPRRHTENLRGGMHGFGLPFATPEVTVSLLWHPRNEADPAHRWLRDCLREVCASAAAVRGRG; encoded by the coding sequence GTGTCCACGCCCGATCTCAACCTGCTCGTCACGCTCGATGCGCTGCTGGATGAGGGCAGCGTGGCCAGAGCCGCGCGCCGGCTGCACCTGAGCCCCTCGGCGATGAGCCGGGCGCTCGCGCGCCTGCGCGAGGCGACCGGCGATCCGCTGCTCGTGCGGGCGGGCCGGGGACTCGTGCCGACCCCGCGAGCGCTCGAGTTGCGCGAGCGCATCGGCCCGCTGCTGCAGGACACCTATTCGGTGCTTCGCCCGTCGGTGGCGCTCGATCCGGGAAGCCTCGTCCGCACGTTCACGCTGCGCACGAGCGACGGCTTCGTCGAGAACTTCGGTCCCGCCCTGGTCGCGCGCCTCGGCTCGCAGGCGCCCGGCGTGCGCCTGCGCTTCCTGCAGAAACTCGACAAGGACAGCGGGCCGCTTCGCGACGGCAGCGTGGACCTGGAGACGGGCGTCATCGGACCCGCCACCGGCCCCGAGGTCCGCGCACAGGCGCTGTTCCGCGACGACTTCGTCGGCGTGGTGCGGAGCGGCCACCCGCTCGCGCGCGGCAGGATGACGCTCGCCCGCTACGCCGCGGCCCGGCACGTCGCGGTCGCTCGGCGGGGCGTCACGCAGGGGCCGATCGACGAGGCCCTTGAAGCCGTCGGGGCGCGGCGTGAGATCACGACATTCGTCGGCGGTTTCGCCTCGGCCATCGCGCTGGCTCGCGCGACCGACCTGGTCGCGAGCGTTCCGCGGCGGCACACCGAGAACCTGCGAGGCGGCATGCACGGCTTCGGGCTGCCGTTCGCCACACCGGAGGTCACCGTCTCGCTGCTCTGGCACCCGAGGAACGAGGCCGACCCCGCGCACCGCTGGCTGCGGGATTGCCTGCGCGAGGTGTGCGCGAGCGCCGCGGCCGTGCGGGGCCGCGGCTAG
- a CDS encoding AAA family ATPase, which translates to MIPENAFAPAGPRESFVETAAGSAALGRLDDGLGVREPFLLLTGEAGMGKTTLVREAIARWGARVAPACLAYTALSGAELLEEAARRLGGDPPAGASRSALVACCERALAGSASQGRVAMLIVDDAHRLPAELLEELRLLVNAAQQGGWPFEVLLVGLPSIESTLEAATLAPLHQRFSVRARLAPMADGEIRRYLRHRVAVAGGDGPALFPRATCNEIAVHAGGVPRRLNAIASEAMRLARSAGAASVQAAHVRTAAGTLWGPLKSDGEAPAESRPAGPSPAMVTPEVPAPAAPPAARAASPAAKVAPEVPAPAAPPAARTVSPAAKAAPAPPASADRHAATSAAPPARQDANEWVARFVGDKGPIRIGSQAAGSFAASRTSADFPDELPGAPAPALPSSSARARRRRGGALRLASYAALAGFAVVALVIWIVRAQGTPRGPKPAAAVERAASTPAVQAPGSGVRTKSAAPGVTTLEPDRAPATRTDAAPERPRSPTGRWTLEVSADESLDRAFEERDRAEQLAGIEGWVVPAPEGSGAPHRIVLGIFRSYDRANAAARMLLTSKTLPAVRVVPLPRRGDRR; encoded by the coding sequence GTGATCCCCGAAAACGCATTTGCCCCGGCCGGCCCGCGCGAGTCCTTCGTCGAGACCGCTGCCGGCTCCGCCGCGCTGGGCCGCCTCGACGACGGGCTCGGCGTGCGCGAGCCATTTCTGCTCCTGACCGGCGAAGCCGGCATGGGCAAGACGACGCTCGTGCGGGAAGCCATCGCCCGCTGGGGCGCCCGCGTCGCCCCGGCCTGCCTCGCGTACACGGCGCTGTCCGGCGCCGAGCTGCTCGAGGAGGCGGCACGGCGACTGGGGGGCGATCCGCCCGCGGGTGCGAGCCGGTCCGCACTGGTCGCATGCTGCGAGCGCGCGCTCGCCGGGAGCGCCTCGCAGGGCAGGGTCGCGATGCTGATCGTGGACGACGCGCACCGTCTGCCGGCCGAGCTGCTGGAAGAGCTGCGGCTGCTGGTCAACGCCGCGCAGCAGGGCGGCTGGCCGTTCGAGGTGCTGCTGGTCGGACTGCCTTCGATCGAATCGACACTCGAAGCGGCGACTCTCGCGCCGCTGCACCAGCGCTTCTCCGTGCGCGCGCGGCTCGCGCCGATGGCGGATGGCGAGATTCGCCGCTACCTGCGGCATCGCGTCGCGGTCGCCGGCGGGGACGGCCCCGCGCTCTTCCCGCGCGCGACCTGCAACGAAATCGCCGTGCACGCGGGCGGTGTGCCGCGGCGGCTGAACGCGATCGCTTCCGAAGCGATGCGCCTCGCGCGTTCGGCCGGCGCGGCCTCGGTGCAGGCGGCGCACGTGCGCACCGCCGCCGGGACGCTGTGGGGGCCGCTGAAGAGCGATGGCGAGGCGCCCGCGGAGAGCCGGCCCGCCGGCCCGTCGCCCGCGATGGTGACGCCCGAGGTGCCCGCTCCCGCGGCGCCGCCCGCGGCACGCGCGGCTTCGCCGGCAGCGAAGGTCGCGCCCGAGGTGCCCGCTCCCGCAGCGCCGCCCGCGGCACGCACGGTTTCGCCGGCCGCCAAGGCCGCGCCCGCCCCGCCGGCTTCCGCCGACCGGCACGCCGCGACTTCCGCGGCGCCGCCCGCGCGCCAGGACGCGAACGAGTGGGTCGCGCGCTTCGTCGGCGACAAAGGTCCGATCCGGATCGGATCGCAGGCGGCGGGCTCCTTCGCGGCTTCGCGCACGTCGGCGGATTTTCCGGACGAACTCCCCGGCGCTCCGGCGCCTGCGCTGCCCTCGTCGTCCGCGCGGGCGCGCCGCCGCCGCGGCGGCGCGCTGCGCCTGGCGAGCTACGCGGCGCTCGCGGGTTTCGCGGTCGTCGCGCTGGTGATCTGGATCGTTCGCGCGCAGGGCACGCCCCGCGGCCCGAAGCCGGCCGCGGCGGTCGAGCGCGCGGCGAGCACGCCGGCGGTGCAGGCGCCGGGGTCCGGGGTGCGCACGAAGTCGGCGGCGCCCGGCGTCACGACCCTCGAGCCCGACCGCGCGCCGGCGACCCGTACCGACGCGGCGCCCGAGCGGCCCAGGAGCCCGACAGGCCGCTGGACGCTTGAAGTCTCGGCGGACGAGAGTCTGGATCGCGCCTTCGAGGAGCGTGACCGGGCGGAGCAACTCGCCGGCATCGAGGGCTGGGTCGTGCCCGCTCCCGAAGGCTCGGGCGCGCCCCACCGGATCGTGCTCGGCATCTTCCGTTCGTACGATCGCGCGAACGCCGCGGCGAGGATGTTGCTCACGTCGAAGACTCTGCCGGCCGTGCGCGTCGTGCCGTTGCCCAGGCGCGGCGACCGTCGCTGA
- a CDS encoding GlsB/YeaQ/YmgE family stress response membrane protein, which translates to MSLIWTAIVGLIAGALAKFVMPGKDPGGIWITMALGVAGAFVANFLGGAMGWYGQGHNAGIIGSTIGAIVILFVYRLVKGKQDKGAS; encoded by the coding sequence GTGAGCCTCATCTGGACCGCCATCGTCGGACTCATCGCCGGTGCGCTCGCCAAGTTCGTCATGCCGGGCAAGGACCCCGGCGGCATCTGGATCACGATGGCGCTCGGCGTCGCCGGGGCGTTCGTCGCCAACTTCCTCGGCGGCGCGATGGGCTGGTACGGGCAGGGGCACAACGCCGGCATCATCGGCTCGACGATCGGCGCGATCGTGATCCTGTTCGTCTATCGGCTCGTCAAGGGAAAGCAGGACAAGGGCGCGAGCTAG
- a CDS encoding chloride channel protein has product MSQPADFTADRRLITLSALAVPIGALCAFVAVGLLDLIALFTNLFYFHRFSLHGVGPAANTLGGWAVAAPVAGGLIVGLMARFGSDRIRGHGIPEALESILIGRARMEPKIAVLKPLSSAVAIGSGGPFGAEGPIIMTGGACGSIIGQFFHLTTAERKTLLVAGAAGGMSATFGTPVAAVLLAVELLLFEWKPRSFIPVARASATAAALRPMLLGGGALFPVSGIVHFGPLALAGCLVVGLAAGLMSSFLTWAVYGAEDLFHRLPFHWMWWPALGGLAVGIGGLIEPRALGVGYDVIADVLRGGPATGPLVRLLLVKGLIWSLALGSGTSGGVLAPLLMMGASVGLILSPILPAGGHALWPLIGLSAILAGTMRSPLTGIIFALELTRRVDALLPLLIACSAAFALTVLILPRSILTEKVARRGHHLSREYTVDPLETLMVGQVATKPAVTVPATLPIRELESLFFDMRTGNAHQGYPVVDEKGRLVGVVTRSDLLGLPSAEDLGNIPVASAIGRMAVIAHPDETCRAAADRMAAEGVGRLPVVRREAPQEVIGILTRSDIFKARERDLDVEQRRESIIKLPGGEKWPPFGRG; this is encoded by the coding sequence GTGTCCCAACCTGCCGATTTCACCGCCGACCGAAGACTGATCACCCTCAGCGCCCTGGCGGTGCCGATCGGCGCGCTCTGCGCGTTCGTGGCGGTGGGCCTGCTCGACCTGATCGCCCTGTTCACGAACCTCTTTTACTTCCACCGTTTCTCGCTGCACGGCGTGGGCCCGGCCGCGAACACGCTCGGCGGCTGGGCGGTCGCGGCTCCGGTCGCCGGCGGGCTGATCGTCGGCCTGATGGCGCGCTTCGGCTCGGACCGCATCCGCGGCCACGGCATCCCCGAGGCGCTCGAGTCCATCCTGATCGGCCGCGCGCGCATGGAGCCCAAGATCGCGGTCCTCAAGCCGCTGTCCTCGGCGGTCGCCATCGGCTCGGGCGGGCCGTTCGGCGCCGAAGGTCCGATCATCATGACGGGCGGCGCCTGCGGCTCGATCATCGGGCAGTTCTTCCACCTGACGACCGCCGAACGCAAGACGCTGCTCGTCGCCGGCGCGGCCGGCGGCATGTCGGCCACGTTCGGAACGCCGGTCGCCGCCGTGTTGCTCGCCGTCGAGCTGCTGCTCTTCGAGTGGAAGCCGCGCAGCTTCATCCCCGTCGCGCGCGCGAGCGCGACCGCGGCCGCGCTGCGGCCGATGCTGCTCGGGGGCGGCGCGCTGTTTCCCGTCTCGGGCATCGTCCACTTCGGCCCGCTGGCGCTCGCGGGCTGCCTCGTGGTCGGGCTTGCCGCGGGCCTGATGTCCAGCTTCCTGACGTGGGCCGTGTACGGGGCCGAAGACCTGTTCCACCGCCTGCCGTTTCACTGGATGTGGTGGCCGGCGCTCGGCGGGCTCGCGGTCGGCATCGGCGGGCTGATCGAGCCGCGCGCGCTCGGCGTCGGCTACGACGTGATCGCCGACGTGCTCCGCGGCGGACCGGCCACGGGACCGCTCGTGAGGCTGCTGCTGGTGAAGGGCCTCATCTGGAGTCTCGCGCTCGGCTCCGGCACCTCGGGCGGCGTGCTCGCGCCGCTGCTCATGATGGGCGCCTCGGTGGGCCTGATCCTCTCGCCGATCCTGCCGGCCGGCGGACACGCGCTGTGGCCGCTCATCGGCCTTTCGGCGATCCTCGCCGGCACCATGCGCTCGCCGCTCACCGGCATCATCTTCGCGCTCGAGCTCACCCGCCGCGTGGACGCGCTCCTGCCGCTGCTCATCGCCTGCTCGGCCGCCTTCGCGCTGACGGTGCTGATCCTGCCCCGCTCGATCCTGACCGAGAAGGTCGCGCGGCGCGGACACCACCTGTCGCGCGAGTACACGGTGGATCCGCTCGAGACGCTCATGGTCGGGCAGGTGGCGACCAAGCCCGCGGTCACGGTGCCCGCGACGCTCCCGATCCGCGAGCTGGAGTCGCTGTTCTTCGACATGCGCACGGGCAACGCCCACCAGGGCTATCCCGTGGTGGACGAGAAGGGCCGGCTGGTCGGCGTCGTCACGCGCTCGGACCTGCTCGGGCTGCCGAGCGCCGAGGATCTCGGCAACATTCCCGTCGCCTCGGCCATCGGCCGCATGGCGGTGATCGCGCATCCGGACGAAACCTGCCGCGCCGCCGCCGACCGCATGGCGGCCGAGGGTGTCGGCCGGCTGCCGGTCGTGCGGCGCGAGGCGCCGCAGGAAGTCATCGGCATCCTGACCCGCAGCGACATCTTCAAGGCGCGCGAGCGCGACCTCGACGTCGAGCAGCGCCGCGAGAGCATCATCAAGTTGCCGGGCGGCGAGAAGTGGCCGCCCTTCGGCCGCGGCTGA
- a CDS encoding DUF937 domain-containing protein, whose translation MPGVLDLLGATLGGDLQRQLGQQLGAGPQATGNAIEAALPMLLSGLARNVAQPGGADALHQALQNDHDGSLLDNLGELLGGTLGGRAANGAGILGHVLGDRQDAAQRAVAQSSGLDGAQAAQLLATLAPIVMGVLGRTQHSQGLNSAGLASMLQNEHATATQSRPDLMGVATQLLDRNHDGSMLDDLMNGLGGMLGRR comes from the coding sequence ATGCCCGGAGTCCTGGATCTTCTCGGCGCCACGCTCGGCGGCGACCTGCAGCGCCAGCTCGGCCAGCAGCTCGGCGCCGGCCCGCAGGCCACGGGCAACGCGATCGAGGCCGCCCTGCCGATGCTGCTCTCGGGCCTGGCGCGCAACGTCGCGCAGCCGGGCGGCGCGGACGCGCTCCATCAGGCGCTGCAGAACGACCATGACGGCAGCCTGCTCGACAACCTCGGCGAACTGCTCGGCGGCACGCTCGGCGGACGGGCCGCGAACGGCGCCGGCATCCTCGGCCACGTGCTGGGCGACCGGCAGGACGCGGCGCAGCGTGCGGTCGCCCAGTCGAGCGGACTCGACGGCGCGCAGGCCGCGCAGCTGCTCGCGACGCTCGCCCCGATCGTCATGGGCGTGCTCGGGCGTACGCAGCACTCCCAGGGCCTGAACTCCGCCGGACTGGCTTCGATGCTGCAGAACGAGCACGCCACCGCCACGCAGTCACGACCCGACCTGATGGGAGTCGCCACGCAGCTGCTCGACCGCAACCACGACGGCTCGATGCTCGACGACCTGATGAACGGCCTTGGCGGGATGCTCGGCCGCCGCTGA
- a CDS encoding DoxX family protein, whose amino-acid sequence MQKAAQVTHVLLRIVAGFLFMQHGGQKWLGWYGGMGAQPIPPLMHVAGGLELIGGLLILFGLFTRPVAFLLSGEMAVAYFMAHFPNGLLPLANHGEPTALYAFVFLFLAANGAGGFSVDDLIRGRRTPKA is encoded by the coding sequence ATGCAGAAGGCAGCGCAGGTCACGCACGTCCTGTTGCGAATCGTGGCGGGATTCCTGTTCATGCAGCACGGCGGGCAGAAGTGGCTGGGCTGGTACGGCGGAATGGGAGCGCAGCCCATCCCTCCGCTCATGCACGTGGCGGGCGGACTGGAGCTGATCGGCGGGCTGCTGATCCTGTTCGGGCTCTTCACCCGGCCCGTCGCATTCCTGCTCTCGGGCGAGATGGCGGTCGCCTACTTCATGGCCCACTTCCCGAACGGCCTGCTCCCGCTGGCCAACCACGGCGAGCCGACCGCGCTCTACGCTTTCGTCTTCCTGTTCCTCGCCGCCAACGGCGCCGGCGGGTTCAGCGTGGACGACCTGATCCGCGGCAGGCGCACGCCGAAGGCCTGA
- a CDS encoding winged helix-turn-helix transcriptional regulator, with product MPVSTRRPPVLAPRDYVALARFRAVLRAFLRSADAGARAAGLTPQQHQLLLAIRGRPGREWAGIGELAAALQVRHHTAVGLVDRCAALGLVRRSASPVDRRRVRVLLTAKGARSLERLTQRNRRELLGLRRALDPALLGLSPSQEASRERGARARDRARARNGRRVARTG from the coding sequence ATGCCCGTTTCCACCCGCCGTCCGCCCGTGCTCGCTCCGCGGGACTACGTCGCGCTCGCGCGCTTCCGCGCCGTGCTGCGCGCGTTCCTGCGCTCGGCCGACGCCGGCGCCCGAGCCGCCGGACTGACGCCGCAGCAGCATCAGCTGCTGCTCGCGATTCGCGGCCGCCCGGGCCGCGAGTGGGCGGGCATCGGCGAGCTGGCAGCCGCGCTCCAGGTGCGCCATCACACGGCGGTCGGGCTGGTGGACCGCTGCGCCGCGCTCGGGCTCGTGCGCCGCTCGGCGTCGCCGGTGGACCGGCGGCGCGTACGCGTCCTGCTGACGGCGAAGGGTGCGCGGAGCCTGGAGCGGCTGACGCAGCGCAACCGGCGCGAGCTGCTCGGCCTTCGCAGGGCACTCGACCCCGCGCTGCTGGGGCTGTCGCCTTCGCAGGAGGCGTCTCGGGAGCGGGGCGCGCGCGCGCGCGATCGAGCGCGGGCCCGGAACGGCCGGCGCGTCGCGCGCACCGGCTGA